One window from the genome of Rhodocyclaceae bacterium encodes:
- a CDS encoding DedA family protein, translating to MNDPTVLSLLFLSALVAATVLPMQSEAVLVSLLLAGQQPAWLLLLVATTGNVLGSVVNWWLGRGIERFRGRRWFPASPQSLDRAAGWYRRHGRWSLLLSWVPIIGDPLTVIAGVLREPLPSFLLLVTLAKGGRYLLLAFGTAALS from the coding sequence ATGAACGATCCCACCGTCCTGAGCCTGTTGTTCCTGTCCGCCCTGGTCGCCGCCACGGTGCTGCCGATGCAGTCCGAGGCGGTCCTGGTCAGCTTGTTGCTGGCTGGCCAGCAACCCGCGTGGCTGCTGTTGCTGGTCGCAACTACGGGCAACGTGCTGGGATCGGTCGTCAACTGGTGGCTTGGCCGTGGTATCGAGCGTTTCCGGGGGCGCCGCTGGTTCCCGGCCAGTCCGCAGTCTCTCGACCGAGCCGCCGGCTGGTACCGGCGCCATGGACGGTGGTCGCTGCTGCTCAGCTGGGTGCCGATCATCGGGGATCCCCTGACGGTCATTGCCGGCGTGCTGCGCGAACCGCTGCCCAGTTTCCTGCTGCTGGTCACGCTCGCCAAGGGCGGACGCTATCTGCTGCTGGCGTTCGGCACTGCGGCACTGTCTTGA
- a CDS encoding ABC transporter ATP-binding protein, translated as MLAVRSLQLGYGAIVAVRGIDLDVGTGELVAVIGANGAGKTTSLKGIAGVLPALAGSILFDGDDITRMPVHERVRRGMHLVPEGRGIFARLTVAENLDMGAYLRRDAAGVRADLARGYALFPRLAERRRQLAGTLSGGEQQMLAIARALMGRPRLLLLDEPSMGLAPLVTRLIFDTIRLISAERVSILLIEQNARAALELAARAYVLEGGTVTLAGPSATLLSSDAVRRAYLGE; from the coding sequence ATGCTCGCCGTCCGGTCGCTGCAGCTCGGCTACGGCGCAATCGTCGCGGTGCGCGGCATCGACCTCGACGTCGGCACGGGCGAACTGGTGGCGGTGATCGGAGCCAATGGCGCCGGCAAGACCACCAGCCTGAAAGGGATCGCGGGCGTACTGCCAGCGCTGGCGGGCAGCATCCTGTTCGACGGTGACGACATCACCCGGATGCCGGTGCACGAGCGCGTGCGCCGCGGCATGCACCTGGTCCCCGAGGGACGCGGCATCTTCGCCAGGCTGACAGTCGCCGAGAACCTCGACATGGGCGCCTACCTGCGGCGCGATGCCGCCGGCGTGCGTGCAGACCTCGCGCGCGGCTACGCGCTGTTCCCGCGGCTGGCGGAACGCAGGCGGCAGCTGGCCGGGACCCTCTCCGGCGGCGAGCAGCAGATGCTGGCCATCGCGCGTGCCCTGATGGGACGGCCGCGGCTGCTGCTGCTCGACGAGCCCAGCATGGGGCTGGCACCGCTGGTCACGCGGTTGATCTTCGACACGATCCGCTTGATATCGGCAGAGCGCGTGTCGATCCTCCTGATCGAACAGAACGCGCGGGCGGCCCTCGAACTGGCGGCGCGGGCCTATGTACTCGAGGGCGGAACGGTCACGCTGGCCGGGCCATCGGCGACGTTGCTGTCGAGCGACGCGGTCCGCCGAGCCTACCTCGGGGAATGA
- a CDS encoding ABC transporter ATP-binding protein: MTAGPAPLLEVQGLSKAFGGVQALSGVSLEVARGSIYGLIGPNGAGKTTLFNVITGFIVPDAGTCTLDGRQLTGEPVHRVVQLGVARTFQNIRLFHQMSALENVMVGMHARSTAGALGAVLRTRRVREEEARLEATAHALLERVSVAAHADKPAGSLPYGLQRRLEIARALASAPKLIALDEPAAGMNASETASLRELIDALREDGTTVLLIEHDVRLVMGLCDRVAVLDHGQLIAEGVPATVQSDPAVIEAYLGAPTAPLAAAVR, translated from the coding sequence GTGACCGCAGGGCCGGCGCCCCTGCTCGAGGTGCAGGGCCTCAGCAAGGCCTTCGGCGGCGTGCAGGCACTGTCCGGCGTGTCGCTCGAGGTCGCCCGCGGATCGATCTATGGGCTGATCGGGCCCAACGGCGCCGGCAAGACGACGCTGTTCAACGTGATCACCGGCTTCATCGTGCCCGATGCGGGCACCTGCACCCTGGACGGGCGGCAGCTGACCGGCGAGCCAGTGCACCGGGTGGTGCAACTGGGTGTTGCACGCACGTTCCAGAACATCCGGCTGTTCCACCAGATGAGCGCACTCGAGAACGTGATGGTCGGCATGCACGCGCGCAGCACGGCTGGCGCGCTCGGCGCGGTGCTTCGCACGCGCCGGGTACGCGAGGAAGAAGCCCGCCTGGAAGCCACGGCGCATGCGCTCCTGGAGCGCGTATCGGTCGCGGCCCATGCGGACAAGCCTGCGGGCAGCCTGCCCTACGGCCTGCAGCGGCGGCTCGAGATCGCGCGCGCGCTCGCCTCGGCACCGAAGCTGATCGCACTCGACGAACCGGCTGCCGGGATGAATGCTTCGGAAACCGCCTCGCTGCGCGAACTGATCGACGCGCTGCGCGAGGACGGCACGACGGTCCTGCTGATCGAACACGATGTGCGGCTCGTGATGGGCCTCTGCGACCGCGTGGCGGTACTCGATCACGGCCAGCTCATTGCCGAGGGCGTCCCGGCCACCGTGCAGTCCGACCCCGCAGTGATCGAGGCCTACCTCGGCGCGCCGACGGCGCCCTTGGCGGCGGCAGTGCGCTGA
- a CDS encoding ABC transporter ATP-binding protein, translating into MPGAAGRSPLAQGVLLALAAAALLLAPFLVDALLGRAWVRVLDLVMLYTMLALGLNIVVGFAGLLDLGYIAFFAVGAYLYALCASPHFGLHLPFWLLLPAAALLAGLFGMLLGAPTLKLRGDYLAIVTLGFGEIIRIFLNNMNAPFNLTNGPQGIKMIRPIDLAGVSMAKAHEIGPLSIPSLYNYYYLFLVLTLLVVFVSARLQHSRVGRAWIAIREDEAAARASGVNTRNLKLLAFAMGASFGGIAGSLYASFQGFVSPESFGLMESIMVLCMVVLGGMGHIRGVVLGAALLVTLPEALRYIGPLQRWLFGQVHIEPSDLRLLLFGVALVVVMRWRPAGLWPSAIRRREFAAARAAAGDAATSHRTGASAGWRSAP; encoded by the coding sequence ATGCCGGGCGCCGCCGGCCGCTCGCCGCTGGCGCAGGGTGTACTTCTCGCGCTGGCTGCTGCCGCCCTGCTGCTCGCGCCGTTCCTGGTCGATGCGCTGCTCGGCCGCGCCTGGGTCCGCGTGCTCGATCTGGTCATGCTCTACACGATGCTCGCACTCGGCCTGAACATCGTGGTCGGCTTCGCAGGCCTGCTCGACCTCGGCTACATCGCGTTCTTCGCCGTCGGAGCCTACCTGTATGCGTTGTGCGCCTCCCCGCACTTCGGCCTGCACCTGCCGTTCTGGCTGCTGCTGCCTGCGGCCGCGCTGTTGGCCGGGCTGTTCGGCATGCTGCTCGGCGCGCCGACGCTGAAGCTGCGTGGCGATTACCTGGCGATCGTCACGCTGGGCTTCGGCGAGATCATCCGCATCTTTCTCAACAACATGAATGCGCCGTTCAACCTCACCAACGGTCCGCAGGGCATCAAGATGATCCGGCCGATCGATCTCGCGGGGGTGTCGATGGCCAAGGCACATGAGATCGGCCCGCTGTCGATCCCGTCCCTGTACAACTACTACTATCTGTTCCTCGTTCTCACGCTGCTGGTGGTGTTCGTGTCGGCGCGGTTGCAGCACTCGCGCGTGGGCCGCGCCTGGATCGCCATCCGCGAGGACGAAGCCGCCGCCCGGGCGTCCGGCGTGAACACCCGCAACCTGAAGCTGCTCGCGTTCGCGATGGGCGCCAGCTTCGGCGGCATCGCCGGCAGCCTGTACGCCAGCTTCCAGGGTTTCGTCAGCCCGGAGAGCTTCGGCCTGATGGAATCGATCATGGTGCTCTGCATGGTGGTGCTCGGGGGCATGGGACACATCCGGGGCGTGGTGCTGGGCGCCGCACTGCTGGTGACGCTGCCCGAGGCCCTGCGCTACATCGGTCCGCTCCAGCGCTGGCTGTTCGGGCAGGTGCACATCGAACCGTCCGACCTGCGGCTGCTGCTGTTCGGCGTGGCGCTGGTGGTGGTGATGCGCTGGCGGCCGGCGGGGCTCTGGCCCTCGGCAATCCGGCGCCGCGAGTTCGCGGCGGCACGGGCTGCCGCAGGCGACGCGGCCACCAGCCACCGCACCGGCGCCAGCGCCGGCTGGAGATCCGCACCGTGA
- a CDS encoding branched-chain amino acid ABC transporter permease gives MDIFVQQLINGIVLGSIYALVALGYTMVYGILGLINFAHGEVVMIGAMVAISVIVAIGTGSGLPASAVVIAGIAVAIPACMLLGALLERVAYRPLRDAPRLTALITAIGMSIVLQNVAMIVWGRQYISFPPLLPNEPHALLGATVTGTQVLIVALTVVLMGALLLLVHRTRLGRAMRATSQSPALAGLMGVNVDRIIMFTFMIGSALAAVAGVMIAGYYGQAHYHMGFMLGLKAFTAAVLGGIGNVSGAMLGGLALGVIESLGAGYIGALTGGFLGSHYQDVFAFAVLILVLVFRPSGLLGERVAERA, from the coding sequence ATCGACATCTTCGTCCAGCAACTGATCAACGGCATCGTGCTCGGCAGCATCTATGCGCTCGTCGCGCTCGGCTACACGATGGTCTACGGCATCCTGGGCCTGATCAACTTCGCGCACGGCGAAGTGGTGATGATCGGCGCGATGGTCGCGATCTCGGTGATCGTGGCGATCGGAACCGGCAGCGGACTGCCAGCGTCAGCGGTCGTGATTGCCGGCATCGCCGTCGCGATACCGGCCTGCATGCTGCTCGGCGCACTGCTTGAGCGAGTTGCCTACCGGCCCCTGCGCGACGCGCCGCGGCTCACCGCGCTGATCACTGCGATCGGCATGTCGATCGTGCTGCAGAACGTGGCGATGATCGTCTGGGGCCGACAGTACATCTCGTTTCCGCCGCTGCTGCCCAACGAGCCGCATGCACTGCTCGGCGCGACGGTGACGGGTACGCAGGTGCTCATCGTCGCGCTGACGGTGGTACTGATGGGCGCGCTGCTCCTGCTGGTACACCGCACCCGCCTCGGCCGCGCGATGCGCGCCACGTCCCAGAGTCCGGCACTGGCCGGGCTGATGGGCGTGAACGTCGACCGCATCATCATGTTCACCTTCATGATCGGCTCGGCGCTGGCCGCGGTGGCTGGCGTGATGATCGCGGGCTATTACGGCCAGGCGCACTATCACATGGGCTTCATGCTCGGCCTGAAGGCTTTCACCGCGGCGGTGCTGGGCGGCATCGGCAACGTCTCCGGCGCCATGCTGGGCGGCCTCGCGCTCGGGGTGATCGAGAGTCTCGGCGCCGGCTACATCGGAGCGTTGACCGGTGGCTTCCTGGGCAGCCACTACCAGGACGTTTTCGCATTCGCGGTGCTGATCCTGGTACTGGTCTTCCGGCCCTCCGGCCTGCTCGGCGAACGGGTGGCCGAGCGTGCCTAG
- a CDS encoding branched-chain amino acid ABC transporter substrate-binding protein, whose amino-acid sequence MVHLFHRATRALALAATAALIIAGCSKEEPPKPVAEAPKPPAEVTVMIGVSAPLTGPQAHLGKDVENGARLAIEEANAANIIIGGTRIKFELVPEDDEASGTKATVVAQSFVDKKVVAVVGHMNSGASIPASRIYSDAGIPQVSPSATAVAYTAQGFKTTYRVIANDLQQGKVLGEYAVRQLAGKRIAIIDDRTAYGQGIADEFEKAVTAAGGTIVGREYTSDKATDFRAILTTLRGKKPDVLFFGGMDAQFGPMAEQVRTLKLGVQLLGGDGAQSAQFIKLAGAAAQGVIASSPGLPIDRMPGGEQFTTRFKAKFGEIQIYAPFAYDATWTIIDAMKATNSIEPGRILEALSKIDRRGVTGNIAFDEKGDIKAGGVTMYVVKGDGWTAIETIGGMAPAAAAASAPGGATAPASPVPAPAPAPAAPASAVK is encoded by the coding sequence ATGGTCCACCTGTTCCACCGGGCGACCCGCGCGCTCGCACTGGCTGCCACCGCCGCACTGATCATCGCGGGCTGCAGCAAGGAAGAACCGCCGAAACCCGTCGCCGAAGCACCGAAGCCACCCGCCGAGGTAACCGTGATGATCGGGGTATCCGCCCCGCTGACCGGTCCGCAGGCGCACCTGGGCAAGGACGTCGAGAACGGTGCCCGGCTGGCGATCGAGGAGGCCAATGCCGCCAACATCATCATCGGCGGCACCCGCATCAAGTTCGAGCTGGTCCCTGAGGACGACGAAGCCTCCGGCACCAAGGCCACGGTGGTCGCACAGTCGTTCGTCGACAAGAAGGTGGTCGCGGTGGTCGGGCACATGAACTCCGGGGCCAGCATCCCGGCCTCGCGCATCTACAGCGACGCCGGCATTCCACAGGTATCGCCATCGGCCACGGCGGTTGCCTACACGGCTCAGGGCTTCAAGACCACCTACCGGGTGATCGCGAACGATCTGCAGCAGGGCAAGGTGCTCGGCGAGTACGCAGTGAGGCAACTGGCTGGCAAGCGCATCGCGATCATCGACGACCGCACGGCGTACGGGCAGGGTATCGCCGACGAGTTCGAGAAGGCCGTGACGGCGGCTGGCGGCACCATCGTCGGGCGCGAATACACCAGCGACAAGGCGACCGATTTCCGCGCCATACTGACCACGCTGCGCGGCAAGAAGCCCGACGTCCTGTTCTTCGGCGGCATGGACGCCCAGTTCGGGCCGATGGCCGAGCAGGTCCGCACGCTGAAACTCGGCGTACAGTTGCTCGGTGGAGACGGCGCGCAGAGTGCCCAGTTCATCAAGCTGGCCGGCGCTGCCGCGCAAGGCGTGATCGCCTCCTCGCCCGGCCTGCCGATCGACAGGATGCCTGGCGGAGAACAGTTCACCACGAGGTTCAAGGCGAAGTTCGGCGAGATACAGATCTACGCGCCATTCGCCTATGACGCCACCTGGACCATCATCGATGCGATGAAGGCAACCAACTCGATCGAACCGGGCAGGATCCTCGAGGCATTGTCGAAGATCGACCGTCGGGGCGTCACCGGCAACATCGCCTTCGATGAGAAGGGCGACATCAAGGCCGGTGGTGTCACGATGTATGTGGTCAAGGGCGACGGATGGACGGCCATCGAGACCATCGGCGGCATGGCGCCGGCTGCGGCTGCAGCCTCCGCCCCGGGCGGAGCCACCGCACCCGCCAGCCCTGTACCGGCACCGGCACCGGCACCGGCAGCCCCGGCCAGCGCCGTCAAGTAG
- a CDS encoding c-type cytochrome yields MKNWVGSVAVAAMLSAGAVSGVFAQAKAAPASAASGKDLLAKSGCLACHAADKKVVGPSYIDVANKYRSVKGAEDKITAHVLNGGGGVWGQIAMPPHKHIPEADIRSMVRFILATK; encoded by the coding sequence ATGAAGAACTGGGTTGGTTCAGTCGCGGTCGCCGCGATGCTGTCTGCCGGTGCGGTGTCCGGCGTGTTTGCGCAGGCCAAGGCCGCGCCAGCAAGTGCCGCTTCCGGCAAGGATCTGCTCGCCAAGAGTGGCTGCCTGGCCTGCCATGCTGCGGACAAGAAAGTCGTCGGCCCGTCCTACATTGACGTCGCGAACAAGTACCGCAGTGTCAAGGGGGCCGAAGACAAGATCACCGCCCATGTGCTCAATGGCGGCGGCGGCGTCTGGGGCCAGATCGCCATGCCTCCCCACAAGCACATTCCCGAGGCAGACATTCGCTCGATGGTGCGCTTCATTCTCGCGACCAAGTAG